Genomic DNA from Haloplanus sp. HW8-1:
CACGACGTTCGTGAGCGCGAGCGTCTCGGCGCCGCGGCCGGCGCCTTTTCGGAGCGCACGAAGGGTGTCCGCCGTCTCCCCGCTCTGAGTGAGGCCGATCACGAGGTCCTCGCCCGTGACCGGCGCCGGTGCGGTGGCGTACTCGTGGGCGTAGTGGGCGGTCGCAGGGATGCCGCCCGCCCGCAGGAGCCGCGCGCCGTAGAGCGCGGCGTGATAGGACGTCCCACAGGCGACGAACTGCACCGACGCGGGCGTACCCAGGCCGTCGAGTTCGTCGACGACCACCCGGCCGCCGAGTTCGTCGACGCGACCGCTGAGACACTGCCGGAGCGAGCGGGGCTGTTCGTGGATCTCCTTCAACATGTAGTGTTCGTATCCGCTCTTGCCGGTCTGTTCGGCCTCCCACGAGACGGTGCGGACGTCCTTCTCGACCCGCCGCCCGTCGGTCCCGGTGACGGTCCACCCCCCGTGGTCGAGACGGACGAACTCGTCGTCGTCGAGATAGACCACGTCACGGGTGTGCTCGAGGAAGGCGGGCACGTCGCTGGCGACGAAGTACTCGCCGTCGCCGATACCGAGGACGAGCGGCGGGTCCCGACGGGCCGCGAAGAGGGCGTCGACGCCGGCGACGGCGACGACGAGCGCGTAGCTCCCCTCCAGACGCGTGATCGCTTCCCTGATCGCCGTCTCCGGGTCGAGGCCACGGCGGAGTTCGCGGGCGATCAAGTGGGGCACCACCTCGGTGTCGGTCTCCGACCCGAACGTGACGCCGTCCGCTTCGAGTTCGTCGCGGAGGGCGCGGTAGTTCTCGACGATGCCGTTGTGGACGACGGCGACGCGCCCGGTCTCGTCGGTGTGCGGGTGGGCGTTCGCGTCCGTCGGCGGGCCGTGCGTACTCCAGCGGGTGTGACCGACGCCGACCGGCCCCTCGAAGGCCACGTCGGCGTCGGACAGTCGCGCTTCGAGCGCGTCGAGTTCCCCCGCCCGCTTCTCGACGTGCAGTTCGTCGCCACCGACGGCCACGCCCGCGGAGTCGTATCCACGGTACTCCAGGTTCGAGAGCCCGCCGAGGAGCACGTCGAGCGTCCGGGAGGCGTCGCCGACGTAGCCGACGATGCCACACATCAGCCCTCACCCCGTCGCGGACTCATCGTCGCACCTCCGTCCCCTCGGAGACGATTCCGCTCGCGTGTGCCCCGGTGCCGACCCTCGCCTCGGTGCCGAGCAGCGTCCCCGACGCCACGGTGGCGCCGCCCCCGACGTGCGCGCGGTCGGCGACGACACAGCCGAGACGCCGGTTCTCGTGGACCGTCCGTCCGATCCGGACGTCGGCCTCGCCGCCGGGAATCGTCGCCCCCGGCCCGACGGTCGCCCCCTGCCCGGTCACGGTGTCGACCACCGTCGCGTTCGGCCCGATCCGGGTGTCGATGTCGAGCACCGACCCCTCGACGACGGCGCCGGCGCCGACGGCCGCGTGTCGCCCGAGTGCGGTGTCCGGGCCGACCACGGCACCGGGACCGACCGCCGAGTCGGGGCCGACGACGACCGGCGCCCGAAGCGCGGCATCGTCGTGAACGCTCGCCGTCCCGTCGACGTAGACGCCACGGTCCCGTTCCGGTTCGTCCACGCGGCCGTCGGCCAGTAGGTCGCGCGCGACGGTCAGCAGGTCCCACGGGTAGGTGGCGGTCGACCAGAGCCCGTCCATCCGTACTCCACGAACGGCGTCGTCGTTCCGGACGTTCGCGGCGATGGCATCCGTCAGCCGGAGTTCGCCGGCATGCCGCTCGGTCGCCTCGATTCCCGCCAGAAGCGACGGCCCGAAGGCGTAGATGCCGGCGTTCAGGAGGCGGTAGGTGTCGTCGCCCGGACGCTCGACGAGTTCGACGACCCGGTCGCCATCGAGTCGGACGGCGCCGTACTCCGGCGCTCGGTCGCTCTCGACGACCGCGAGCGTCGCGGCGTCCGTCGCGCCGTGGGCGTCGATCACCGACTCGACCATCGCGGCCGTCACCACCTCGTCACCGTTGACGACGAGAAATCCGTCGTCCAGTGTGTCGCGTGCCTGCAACACCGCGTGGCCCGTTCCGAGTTGTTTCTCCTGGACGTGGTAGGTGACGGTCCGGCCGCGGTAGGTCGGCCCGATGCGGTTCTGTACCCGGTCACGCCGGTAGCCGACGACGACGTGGAGATCCTCGACACCCGCGTCGACCAGCGCGTCGAGGACGTACTCCAGAATCGGTCGGTTCGCGGCCGGCAACAGCGGCTTCGGCCGATATTTCGTCAGCGGCCGGAGACGCGTCCCCTCACCGGCCGCGAGGACGACCGCGGAGTCCAGTCGCATGGATGTCTATTTACATTGACACCTCTTAAGCTTGATCCGAACGGTCGGTTAGCAGAATCCTCTTTGGCCCGCCGTCACTGGGGGGTTGTATGCGGATCGGTATCATCGGGAGCGGGTAC
This window encodes:
- the glmS gene encoding glutamine--fructose-6-phosphate transaminase (isomerizing), with the translated sequence MCGIVGYVGDASRTLDVLLGGLSNLEYRGYDSAGVAVGGDELHVEKRAGELDALEARLSDADVAFEGPVGVGHTRWSTHGPPTDANAHPHTDETGRVAVVHNGIVENYRALRDELEADGVTFGSETDTEVVPHLIARELRRGLDPETAIREAITRLEGSYALVVAVAGVDALFAARRDPPLVLGIGDGEYFVASDVPAFLEHTRDVVYLDDDEFVRLDHGGWTVTGTDGRRVEKDVRTVSWEAEQTGKSGYEHYMLKEIHEQPRSLRQCLSGRVDELGGRVVVDELDGLGTPASVQFVACGTSYHAALYGARLLRAGGIPATAHYAHEYATAPAPVTGEDLVIGLTQSGETADTLRALRKGAGRGAETLALTNVVGSTVTRECDHVIYLRAGPELGVAATKTFTSQLVGVNLLAAHLADGGGGRQRDLVSALRGLPDQVQAILDGSAASAVIEEFADSETFFFLGRGFDYPVALEGALKFKEITYEHAEGFAAGELKHGPLALVTADTPVFAVVTGDDEAARKTIGNVKEVEARDAPVVVVTDGVAEASRYADHVLKVPATDGRLAPLLANVQLQLVAYHMAAGLDRSIDKPRHLAKSVTVE
- a CDS encoding sugar phosphate nucleotidyltransferase produces the protein MRLDSAVVLAAGEGTRLRPLTKYRPKPLLPAANRPILEYVLDALVDAGVEDLHVVVGYRRDRVQNRIGPTYRGRTVTYHVQEKQLGTGHAVLQARDTLDDGFLVVNGDEVVTAAMVESVIDAHGATDAATLAVVESDRAPEYGAVRLDGDRVVELVERPGDDTYRLLNAGIYAFGPSLLAGIEATERHAGELRLTDAIAANVRNDDAVRGVRMDGLWSTATYPWDLLTVARDLLADGRVDEPERDRGVYVDGTASVHDDAALRAPVVVGPDSAVGPGAVVGPDTALGRHAAVGAGAVVEGSVLDIDTRIGPNATVVDTVTGQGATVGPGATIPGGEADVRIGRTVHENRRLGCVVADRAHVGGGATVASGTLLGTEARVGTGAHASGIVSEGTEVRR